One genomic region from Conexibacter woesei DSM 14684 encodes:
- a CDS encoding dicarboxylate/amino acid:cation symporter: protein MNLNGSGWAALGAVALSWVAIWYLRKRRLNFSLVALLALAVGIPIGLVAGPNVETIDPIGQIYINVLLATVAPLILVAIVSAITSLGSLAKLRSIGLRSIFWLLLSNAFAVVLALGLALTFQPGTDVSYQLGGISTDAIQGQVQNVNEVIVGFFPTNVIQNFGANQVIPIILIAVTLSVAYLAIAEKEFEQVRAFRDGAEALKLVIFKAVGYVIRLTPYAVVALTAHMVGTSTNLGESFKSLVGLLALVWVACFLHAYVLNAAILAAFANVPAVAFFRKIFPAQLTAFSTQSSVGTLPVTTARLTREVGVHSEIAHFTAPLGTTIGMPGCAGIWPIMVAVWGINAYGLSYSAGDYVVLALLGVIVSVGTAGVPGAATVAAATVLAAARLPLEFVAATIPISIVADMARTMTNVTAAAVSATVVARQTGLLDDEIFAGRAQFVDDDELAESELVTDAARNRGAPALPRPRPVGTYVGIPDPAWQPPGPAPHHPRVYWGADELAVTAAHATTQIEIDRRNGQ from the coding sequence ATGAATCTGAACGGGTCGGGATGGGCGGCGCTGGGCGCGGTGGCGCTGAGCTGGGTCGCCATCTGGTACCTGCGCAAGCGCCGCCTCAACTTCAGCCTCGTCGCGCTGCTCGCGCTCGCGGTGGGCATCCCGATCGGTCTGGTCGCGGGCCCGAACGTCGAGACGATCGACCCGATCGGCCAGATCTACATCAACGTCCTGCTCGCGACCGTCGCGCCGCTGATCCTGGTGGCGATCGTCTCGGCGATCACCTCGCTCGGCAGCCTGGCGAAGCTGCGCAGCATCGGCCTGCGCTCGATCTTCTGGCTGCTGCTGAGCAACGCCTTCGCCGTCGTGCTCGCGCTCGGTCTGGCGCTGACGTTCCAGCCCGGCACCGACGTCAGCTACCAGCTCGGCGGGATCTCGACCGACGCCATCCAAGGCCAGGTGCAGAACGTCAACGAGGTGATCGTCGGCTTCTTCCCGACGAACGTGATCCAGAACTTCGGTGCCAACCAGGTGATCCCGATCATCCTGATCGCGGTCACGCTCTCGGTCGCCTACCTCGCGATCGCCGAGAAGGAGTTCGAGCAGGTCCGCGCCTTCCGCGACGGCGCCGAGGCGCTCAAGCTCGTCATCTTCAAGGCCGTCGGCTACGTGATCCGGCTGACGCCGTACGCGGTCGTCGCGCTCACGGCCCACATGGTCGGCACCAGCACGAACCTCGGCGAGAGCTTCAAGTCGCTCGTCGGGCTGCTGGCGCTCGTCTGGGTCGCCTGCTTCCTGCATGCGTACGTCCTCAACGCGGCGATCCTCGCGGCGTTCGCGAACGTGCCGGCGGTCGCGTTCTTCCGCAAGATCTTCCCGGCCCAGCTGACCGCGTTCAGCACCCAGAGCAGCGTCGGCACGCTCCCGGTGACGACGGCGCGGCTCACCCGCGAGGTCGGCGTCCACTCGGAGATCGCGCACTTCACGGCGCCGCTCGGGACCACGATCGGCATGCCCGGCTGCGCCGGCATCTGGCCGATCATGGTGGCGGTCTGGGGCATCAACGCGTACGGCCTCTCGTACTCGGCGGGCGACTACGTCGTGCTCGCGCTCCTCGGCGTCATCGTCTCGGTGGGCACGGCCGGCGTGCCCGGCGCTGCGACGGTTGCGGCCGCGACCGTCCTGGCGGCGGCGAGACTGCCGCTCGAGTTCGTCGCGGCGACGATCCCGATCAGCATCGTCGCCGACATGGCGCGCACGATGACGAACGTCACCGCCGCCGCGGTGAGCGCCACGGTCGTCGCGCGGCAGACGGGGCTGCTCGACGACGAGATCTTCGCGGGCCGAGCGCAGTTCGTCGACGACGACGAGCTCGCGGAGTCGGAGCTCGTGACCGACGCGGCGCGCAACCGGGGCGCCCCCGCCTTGCCACGGCCGCGACCCGTCGGCACCTACGTGGGGATCCCCGACCCGGCGTGGCAGCCGCCCGGTCCGGCTCCGCACCACCCGCGGGTGTATTGGGGAGCCGACGAGCTTGCAGTCACAGCCGCACACGCAACGACGCAGATCGAGATCGACAGGAGAAACGGACAGTGA
- a CDS encoding zinc ribbon domain-containing protein: MSQTTACRTCGASLAPDQRYCLSCGTRVAAPRLDFLAESGRAEVETQGDSAASSTPGAAAPAPSRLDKIGGPMGAAAVVLVALGVGFLVGQARDDAPPAAQKAPVVTIESGLQNGGATTPASDPPADGRSEATSTR; this comes from the coding sequence ATGAGCCAGACCACGGCCTGCCGTACGTGCGGCGCCTCGCTGGCGCCCGACCAGCGCTACTGCCTCAGCTGCGGCACGCGCGTCGCGGCGCCGCGGCTCGACTTCCTGGCCGAGAGCGGGCGAGCGGAGGTGGAGACGCAGGGCGACTCCGCGGCGAGCTCGACGCCGGGCGCCGCGGCGCCCGCGCCGTCGCGGCTCGACAAGATCGGCGGGCCGATGGGCGCGGCGGCGGTCGTGCTGGTCGCGCTCGGCGTCGGCTTCCTGGTCGGCCAGGCCCGCGACGACGCGCCGCCGGCGGCGCAGAAGGCGCCGGTCGTCACGATCGAGAGCGGGCTGCAGAATGGTGGCGCCACGACGCCGGCGAGCGATCCGCCTGCCGACGGCCGTTCGGAAGCGACGTCGACCAGATGA
- a CDS encoding zinc ribbon domain-containing protein — protein MSHASASDLQERRDALARELAELQWDLGGLAYEMAIRDHFRLDVLMRQAGRLQEIDARLGEIEHLLRLETTGAAGACPQCGTLYARGALYCSHCAFQLVAVHAVNGSTTA, from the coding sequence ATGAGCCACGCCAGTGCCTCCGACCTGCAGGAGCGCCGCGACGCGCTCGCGCGCGAGCTGGCCGAACTGCAATGGGACCTCGGCGGCCTCGCCTACGAGATGGCGATCCGCGACCACTTCCGCCTCGACGTCCTCATGCGCCAAGCCGGCAGACTCCAAGAGATCGACGCACGCCTCGGCGAGATCGAGCACCTCCTCCGCCTCGAGACCACCGGCGCCGCCGGCGCCTGCCCGCAATGCGGCACCCTCTACGCCCGCGGCGCGCTCTACTGCTCCCACTGCGCGTTCCAGCTCGTCGCCGTCCACGCGGTCAACGGCAGCACCACCGCATGA
- a CDS encoding alkaline phosphatase family protein, which produces MTPQVARRRRAALPVALAALVGLAIVTSTNVPASPAGSSQPPLTVVLPAPVAQAPPAAEPAEPPVEDAEPAAAELPEATPVADPPVADPPATDPPAADDDESAPDETAGEETPPAQDPDPAPPVEHVFLIALGGADVNALAGDETAAPYLAGTLAKSGTLLSDYRTIARGGLANRIALISGQGPTTQTLSDCTTYADVEPADALADGQAGGDGCVYGVGTGHLGDQLRALKRTWKAYVEPAAADAAATCDAGADTTRRNPFLWFRGTVEADDCDARNVPLAQLEKDLRDAETTPALSWIASDAQQGSADADRFLERVVPQIQSSLAYAGGGLIAIVGDQPPSPAPPPETPTPSTLAPTTYANVGDAVAAGAGVPVGALLISASTPSGKVDATPANAFTLLRTLQWIYGVDPLGYAAADGVAPLSDDLALSAALLPRE; this is translated from the coding sequence ATGACGCCGCAAGTGGCACGGCGCCGCCGAGCGGCGCTGCCCGTCGCGCTCGCCGCGCTCGTCGGGCTCGCAATCGTGACGAGCACGAACGTGCCCGCGTCGCCGGCCGGCTCCTCGCAGCCGCCGCTCACCGTCGTGCTGCCGGCGCCGGTCGCGCAGGCACCACCCGCCGCCGAGCCGGCCGAGCCGCCGGTCGAGGACGCCGAGCCGGCGGCCGCGGAGCTGCCGGAGGCGACGCCCGTCGCGGACCCGCCGGTCGCGGACCCGCCGGCCACTGACCCGCCGGCCGCCGACGACGACGAGAGCGCGCCCGACGAGACGGCGGGCGAGGAGACGCCGCCCGCGCAGGATCCCGATCCGGCCCCGCCGGTCGAGCACGTCTTCCTGATCGCGCTCGGCGGCGCCGACGTGAACGCGCTCGCCGGCGACGAGACGGCCGCGCCCTACCTCGCCGGCACGCTCGCCAAGAGCGGGACGCTGCTGAGCGACTACCGCACGATCGCGCGCGGCGGCCTCGCCAACCGGATCGCGCTGATCAGCGGCCAGGGCCCGACGACGCAGACGCTCAGCGACTGCACGACCTACGCCGACGTCGAGCCGGCCGATGCGCTCGCCGACGGCCAGGCCGGCGGCGACGGCTGCGTCTACGGCGTCGGGACCGGCCACCTCGGCGACCAGCTGCGTGCGCTGAAGCGAACGTGGAAGGCGTACGTCGAGCCGGCGGCCGCTGACGCTGCGGCCACCTGCGACGCCGGCGCCGACACCACCCGCCGCAACCCCTTCCTGTGGTTCCGCGGCACCGTCGAGGCCGACGACTGCGACGCGCGCAACGTGCCGCTGGCGCAGCTGGAGAAGGACCTGAGAGATGCCGAGACGACGCCGGCGCTCTCCTGGATCGCGAGCGACGCGCAGCAGGGCTCGGCCGACGCCGACAGATTCCTCGAGCGCGTCGTGCCGCAGATCCAGAGCTCGCTCGCCTACGCCGGCGGCGGCCTGATCGCGATCGTCGGCGACCAGCCGCCGTCTCCGGCGCCGCCGCCGGAGACGCCCACGCCGTCGACGCTCGCCCCCACCACCTACGCCAACGTCGGCGACGCCGTCGCGGCCGGCGCCGGCGTCCCGGTCGGCGCGCTGCTGATCTCCGCCTCGACGCCGTCAGGCAAGGTCGACGCGACCCCGGCCAACGCCTTCACGCTGCTGCGCACGCTGCAGTGGATCTACGGCGTCGACCCGCTCGGATACGCCGCCGCCGACGGGGTCGCGCCGCTGTCGGACGACCTCGCGCTCAGCGCGGCGCTGCTTCCTCGCGAATGA
- a CDS encoding YceI family protein, which produces MSSTAGSRRCASCATPTSSPISELSQSATLRCQTCEQPNTTRRILMASLAIQPFAGTFRAQPLPSSFAFAVRHSGVFWYRGSLSDVTATLRGSEDALALEGSARVDSISVGEPAAMRASVLGPDFFDAERHPEIAFHSAAIRLDDDGRAEVDGELTMRGVTRPVIATGCYAPPRPSSFGEIAGVQLHTSFDRRDFGFDWQMELPGGGNAVGWDVEVDIDLLLIREEAAPR; this is translated from the coding sequence ATGTCGTCGACGGCCGGATCCAGACGGTGCGCGTCGTGCGCAACCCCGACAAGCTCGCCCATCTCTGAGCTGTCACAAAGCGCCACGCTGCGTTGTCAGACCTGCGAGCAGCCGAACACGACCAGGAGAATCCTCATGGCCTCACTCGCAATCCAGCCCTTCGCGGGCACCTTCCGCGCCCAGCCGCTGCCCTCGAGCTTCGCGTTCGCGGTGCGTCACTCCGGCGTCTTCTGGTATCGCGGCTCGCTGTCAGACGTCACGGCAACGCTGCGCGGCAGCGAGGACGCGCTGGCGCTGGAGGGGTCCGCGCGGGTCGATTCCATCTCCGTGGGCGAGCCGGCCGCGATGCGAGCGAGCGTGCTCGGGCCGGATTTCTTCGATGCCGAGCGCCATCCCGAGATCGCGTTCCACTCGGCGGCGATTCGGCTCGACGACGACGGCCGGGCAGAGGTCGACGGCGAGCTCACGATGCGGGGCGTCACGCGCCCGGTCATCGCCACCGGTTGCTACGCCCCGCCGCGACCGAGCAGCTTCGGCGAGATCGCGGGAGTGCAGCTTCACACGAGCTTCGACCGCCGCGACTTCGGCTTCGACTGGCAGATGGAGCTGCCGGGCGGCGGCAACGCGGTCGGCTGGGATGTGGAGGTCGACATCGATCTGCTGCTCATTCGCGAGGAAGCAGCGCCGCGCTGA
- the sigJ gene encoding RNA polymerase sigma factor SigJ has translation MDDKELEELRRHGFGIAYRMLGSVSEAEDVAQEALLRLTRHEDSIDEPAAWMTTVATRLAINVLKSARARRESYVGPWLPEPLVEDPAPDPASRAELEDSLSLALLVLLERLTPVERAAYLLREVFGYGYAEIAAVIEQTEVNSRQLVTRARKHIDASRPRFDADEVARDTLLERFLAAAEEGDLEALEQLLAKDAALYADGGGKAMAAPEPLFGAAPIARFMAAVAHGRSASGELESRRVRVNGQPGRVVRGPAERELGEAERLAAENVLALVLSGDGDATQLAALVQSARGAVGGQTDRAVSRQQADVRVTSVLTVDVVDGRIQTVRVVRNPDKLAHL, from the coding sequence ATGGACGACAAGGAACTCGAGGAGCTGCGCCGGCACGGGTTCGGCATCGCCTACCGGATGCTCGGCAGCGTCTCGGAGGCCGAGGACGTGGCGCAGGAGGCGCTTCTGCGCCTGACGCGGCACGAGGATTCGATCGACGAGCCGGCGGCTTGGATGACGACGGTGGCGACGCGGCTCGCGATCAACGTTCTGAAGTCGGCGCGGGCTCGTCGCGAGTCGTATGTCGGGCCGTGGCTGCCAGAGCCGCTGGTCGAGGATCCGGCACCCGACCCGGCGTCGCGCGCCGAGCTGGAGGATTCGCTGTCGCTGGCGCTGCTGGTGCTGCTGGAGCGGCTGACCCCGGTCGAGCGAGCGGCGTATCTGCTGCGTGAGGTGTTCGGCTACGGGTATGCGGAGATCGCCGCCGTCATCGAGCAGACCGAAGTGAACTCGCGGCAGCTCGTGACGCGGGCGCGGAAGCACATCGATGCCAGCCGCCCGCGCTTCGACGCCGACGAGGTCGCCCGCGACACGTTGCTCGAACGGTTTCTCGCGGCCGCCGAGGAGGGCGACCTGGAGGCCTTGGAGCAGCTGCTGGCGAAGGACGCCGCTCTGTACGCCGACGGCGGCGGCAAGGCGATGGCGGCGCCGGAGCCGCTCTTCGGCGCCGCGCCGATCGCGCGCTTCATGGCCGCCGTGGCACACGGACGCTCTGCTTCCGGCGAGCTCGAGAGCCGACGGGTGAGGGTCAACGGCCAGCCTGGTCGCGTGGTGCGAGGCCCGGCAGAGCGGGAGCTCGGCGAGGCCGAGCGGCTCGCGGCCGAGAACGTGCTGGCGCTCGTACTGTCCGGGGACGGTGACGCGACGCAGCTCGCCGCGCTCGTGCAGAGCGCCCGAGGCGCCGTCGGAGGCCAGACGGATCGGGCCGTTTCCCGGCAGCAGGCTGACGTGCGAGTCACGAGCGTGCTCACGGTGGATGTCGTCGACGGCCGGATCCAGACGGTGCGCGTCGTGCGCAACCCCGACAAGCTCGCCCATCTCTGA
- a CDS encoding LLM class flavin-dependent oxidoreductase has product MSAKRGIFLAPFDELVDPNTLCELACRAEERGWDGFFLWDHVNYRAPVRAVADPWVALAAIARSTARLRIGPMVTPLSRRRVQKVARETVTLDLLCRGRLTLGVGLGNDRNGELEPFGEELDPRRRAELLDRGLETLTSLWSGGFEPAPVQKPRIPVWVAGRWATRRRPLDRALRRAATRERSGGGDRSRTPRLGKPGQGRTS; this is encoded by the coding sequence ATGAGCGCGAAGCGGGGCATCTTCCTTGCGCCGTTCGACGAGCTGGTCGACCCGAACACGCTGTGCGAGCTGGCGTGCCGTGCCGAGGAGCGAGGTTGGGACGGCTTCTTCCTCTGGGACCACGTGAACTACCGCGCGCCGGTCAGGGCGGTTGCCGACCCGTGGGTCGCCCTCGCCGCGATCGCCCGGTCCACCGCGCGCCTTCGCATCGGCCCGATGGTCACCCCGCTCTCGCGTCGCCGGGTCCAGAAGGTCGCGCGCGAGACCGTCACGCTCGACCTGCTCTGCCGCGGTCGCCTGACCCTTGGCGTCGGCCTCGGCAACGACCGCAACGGCGAACTCGAGCCCTTCGGCGAGGAGCTCGATCCGCGTCGCCGCGCCGAGCTGCTGGACCGAGGCCTGGAGACCCTCACGTCGCTCTGGTCCGGCGGGTTCGAGCCCGCGCCCGTGCAGAAGCCGCGCATTCCCGTCTGGGTCGCAGGCAGGTGGGCGACCCGGCGCCGCCCGCTCGATCGCGCCCTGCGGCGTGCAGCCACGCGTGAGCGAAGTGGCGGCGGCGATCGAAGCAGGACCCCGCGGCTAGGGAAGCCTGGGCAGGGCCGCACCAGCTGA
- a CDS encoding amidohydrolase family protein — MSERARVTRRTLIGGATAAAAVGAAAAAPSAGASQRHGGGGWGGPTPPRGNEYVLRDGFVLSMDPAIGDLPRGDVHVRNGQIVAVGERLRAHGAVSIDARDKIVMPGLVDTHWHLWNASMRAFMVNGVADRAYFNVTNILGPHFTPIDTYRSTRLGLLEGVASGITTVHDWSHNVRGPEYADASLRGLLDAGVRGRFSYGWAQRGPLDVPMDVDGIRRTKDRWFSRASTTRGLLHLGIASRNVVPGQSPRGSITIELARQDWTSARELGLPITLHASPRGLVTMLEQERLLGPDLLLVHPTLTTEAENAIVVERGTGWSISSVGEAARGPEEQIRYAELVAAGAKLGLSIDASAGDGANLFTAMRMLHTMTTNRLGAVPGITYRRVLELATVEGANTLGLGDVVGSLTPGKRADVITINRLDPNMAPPGDPATQIVGLGQPRNVDTVMVDGKILLWRGLHVGVDVERVVRDAGQSATEISSRAGWPT, encoded by the coding sequence GTGAGTGAGCGAGCCAGAGTTACGCGGCGCACGTTGATAGGTGGAGCGACAGCGGCGGCGGCTGTCGGAGCGGCGGCTGCGGCGCCGTCGGCCGGTGCGAGCCAGCGCCACGGCGGCGGTGGATGGGGAGGGCCGACGCCGCCGCGCGGCAACGAGTACGTCTTGCGGGACGGGTTCGTGCTCTCGATGGATCCGGCGATCGGAGATCTGCCGCGTGGCGACGTCCACGTGCGGAACGGGCAGATCGTCGCGGTCGGCGAGCGGTTGCGCGCGCATGGTGCGGTGTCGATCGATGCGCGCGACAAGATCGTGATGCCGGGTCTGGTCGACACGCATTGGCATCTCTGGAATGCATCGATGCGCGCGTTCATGGTGAATGGCGTAGCGGACCGTGCGTACTTCAACGTCACGAACATCCTCGGTCCGCACTTCACTCCGATCGACACCTACCGCTCCACGCGGCTCGGTCTGCTGGAGGGGGTCGCCTCCGGCATCACCACGGTCCACGACTGGTCCCACAACGTGCGCGGTCCCGAGTACGCCGACGCCTCGCTGCGCGGGTTGCTCGACGCCGGGGTTCGCGGCCGCTTCTCGTACGGGTGGGCGCAGAGAGGCCCGCTCGACGTGCCGATGGACGTGGACGGCATCCGCCGCACCAAGGATCGCTGGTTCTCGCGCGCGAGCACGACACGCGGCCTGCTGCACCTGGGGATAGCGTCGCGCAACGTCGTTCCCGGACAGAGCCCGCGCGGCTCGATCACGATCGAGCTGGCGCGTCAGGACTGGACCTCGGCGCGTGAGCTCGGGCTGCCGATCACGCTGCACGCGTCGCCGAGAGGTCTCGTGACGATGCTCGAGCAGGAGAGACTGCTCGGTCCCGACCTGCTGCTCGTTCACCCGACCCTGACGACCGAAGCCGAGAACGCGATCGTCGTCGAGCGCGGAACCGGATGGAGCATCTCTTCAGTCGGCGAGGCGGCTCGCGGGCCCGAGGAGCAGATCCGCTACGCGGAGCTGGTCGCCGCCGGGGCGAAGCTCGGCCTCTCGATCGACGCGAGCGCGGGGGACGGCGCGAACCTGTTCACGGCGATGCGCATGCTGCACACGATGACGACGAACCGTCTCGGTGCCGTGCCCGGCATCACCTATCGCCGCGTGCTCGAGCTGGCGACCGTCGAGGGCGCCAACACGCTCGGACTGGGCGACGTGGTCGGTTCGCTGACGCCGGGCAAGCGGGCAGACGTGATCACGATCAACCGGCTCGATCCGAACATGGCGCCGCCCGGCGATCCCGCGACCCAGATCGTCGGGCTCGGTCAGCCGCGCAACGTCGACACGGTGATGGTCGACGGAAAGATCCTGCTGTGGCGCGGATTGCACGTCGGTGTCGACGTCGAGCGCGTCGTCCGCGACGCGGGACAGTCCGCGACCGAGATCAGCAGCCGAGCCGGCTGGCCCACCTGA
- a CDS encoding dihydrofolate reductase family protein, protein MRSVTYSMSVSLDGYIVGPDGGFDWTVPDEEVFRLATDEVRGAGVHLLGRRLYETMLYWETAEQNPSLDFSTVEFAAIWRALPKVVFSTALSAVQGNARLASGSLAEEIERLRAEPAEGDIAIGGATLAAEAAASDLIDEYRARVYPVLVGGGTPFFPQQQRQFDLELVETRSFNARVVYLRYRVAR, encoded by the coding sequence ATGCGCAGCGTGACCTATTCGATGAGCGTCTCACTTGATGGCTACATCGTCGGGCCGGACGGCGGCTTCGACTGGACGGTGCCCGACGAGGAGGTCTTTCGCCTCGCGACCGACGAGGTGCGCGGCGCCGGCGTCCATCTGCTGGGGCGGCGGCTGTACGAGACGATGCTGTACTGGGAGACCGCGGAGCAGAACCCGTCGCTCGACTTCTCGACGGTTGAATTCGCCGCGATCTGGAGGGCGCTCCCGAAGGTGGTGTTCTCCACCGCGCTGTCGGCGGTGCAGGGCAATGCCCGCCTGGCTTCCGGCAGCCTGGCGGAGGAGATCGAGCGGTTGCGAGCGGAGCCGGCGGAGGGCGACATCGCGATCGGCGGCGCGACGCTCGCTGCCGAGGCCGCCGCGTCGGATCTGATCGACGAGTACCGGGCCCGCGTGTACCCGGTGCTGGTCGGCGGCGGCACCCCGTTCTTTCCTCAGCAGCAGCGCCAGTTCGATCTCGAACTCGTCGAGACCCGCAGCTTCAACGCGAGAGTCGTCTACCTCCGTTACCGCGTGGCGCGCTAA
- a CDS encoding TetR/AcrR family transcriptional regulator, which translates to MTPPASDGSRAPKGRAPHRRDERARLAVLHAADDLLAERGFNGVSIEGIAARARVAKQTIYRWWPSKVDILLDTLSEDAARQLAIPEAGPVVEGTRRYLHALARFVTRDPAGKVLLALIGEAQHDPEMARLFHERWLDPQRMRERALLQRGIDAGELSSELDVDAALDALCGPIVYRALTGARIPRRFVDGLIADTLGRHVL; encoded by the coding sequence ATGACGCCACCGGCCAGCGACGGATCCCGTGCCCCGAAGGGCCGTGCGCCGCATCGGCGCGACGAGAGAGCGCGCCTCGCCGTGCTCCACGCCGCCGACGACCTGCTCGCCGAGCGCGGCTTCAACGGCGTCTCGATCGAGGGCATCGCGGCGCGCGCGAGAGTCGCCAAGCAGACGATCTATCGCTGGTGGCCGTCGAAGGTCGACATCCTGCTCGACACGCTGAGCGAGGATGCGGCCCGCCAGCTGGCGATCCCCGAGGCCGGCCCAGTCGTCGAGGGGACGCGCAGATACCTGCACGCCCTCGCGCGCTTCGTCACCAGAGACCCCGCCGGGAAGGTCCTGCTGGCACTGATCGGCGAGGCGCAGCACGACCCGGAGATGGCACGCCTCTTCCACGAGCGCTGGCTCGATCCGCAGCGCATGCGCGAACGTGCGCTGCTCCAACGCGGCATCGACGCCGGCGAGCTCTCCTCCGAGCTTGACGTCGACGCAGCTCTCGACGCCCTCTGCGGGCCGATCGTCTACCGCGCGCTCACCGGCGCCCGCATCCCCCGGCGCTTCGTCGACGGCCTGATCGCCGACACGCTGGGCCGCCACGTTCTCTAG
- a CDS encoding MFS transporter — protein MTAVATAVRRPVGATRAVGAIAPAVVLVTGMVAAVNLAIPELQASSLRPSMSGTAWIVDSYTLVLACLLIPAGALGDRFGRKRGMLLGLSVFAVGSAVAALAPSVAVLMAGRALSGVGAALVLPATLAVTLARVAPPDRPQALAAWSALTGIGGSLGNLGGGLAVELGGWRALFWAGVPIALGAAALIAAQVPRQAPHQDPVDGGGAVLLTAGTVALLYGIIEAPGHGWGSRQVVGALLLAVVLLAVFAWYELRRAHPMLDPRLFRLPGVRAGALGIVALFFALFGLFYVNAQYFQDVKGYSALLTGICVLPVAVVIPFASARSTRLVERVGALATIALGMVAVAVGLVLLSLATAETPYAPYAVALVVVSAGMGLAMPPLSGMMVHALPPTHAGVASGLNSTTRELGSALGVAVISTIFGSRFADRLPDALRDVPEAPGEAIRGSVTAALRYAEQVPDPAVRAQLVDGARDAFTAGTAVGLRVGAALILLATLVVAHQHTSNQRKDAS, from the coding sequence ATGACGGCCGTCGCCACAGCGGTGCGCCGCCCCGTCGGCGCGACGCGGGCCGTCGGCGCGATCGCACCGGCGGTCGTGCTCGTGACCGGCATGGTCGCCGCCGTCAACCTCGCGATCCCCGAGCTGCAGGCGAGCAGCCTGCGGCCGTCGATGTCAGGCACCGCCTGGATCGTCGACAGCTACACGCTCGTCCTCGCCTGTCTGCTGATCCCGGCGGGCGCGCTCGGCGACCGCTTCGGACGCAAGCGCGGGATGCTGCTCGGCCTCAGCGTCTTCGCCGTCGGCTCGGCGGTCGCGGCGCTCGCGCCGAGCGTCGCCGTGCTGATGGCCGGCCGCGCGCTCAGCGGCGTCGGCGCCGCGCTCGTGCTGCCCGCGACGCTCGCGGTGACGCTCGCGCGCGTCGCCCCGCCCGACCGGCCCCAAGCGCTCGCCGCGTGGTCGGCGCTGACCGGGATCGGCGGCTCGCTCGGCAACCTCGGCGGCGGCCTGGCGGTCGAGCTGGGCGGCTGGCGCGCGCTGTTCTGGGCCGGCGTGCCGATCGCGCTCGGCGCGGCGGCGCTGATCGCCGCGCAGGTGCCACGCCAGGCACCGCACCAGGACCCGGTCGACGGCGGCGGAGCCGTCCTGCTCACCGCCGGAACGGTCGCGCTGCTCTACGGCATCATCGAGGCGCCCGGACACGGCTGGGGCTCGCGGCAGGTCGTCGGGGCACTGCTGCTGGCGGTCGTCCTGCTGGCGGTCTTCGCCTGGTACGAGCTGCGGCGGGCGCACCCGATGCTCGACCCGCGCCTGTTCAGGTTGCCCGGCGTGCGCGCCGGCGCGCTCGGGATCGTCGCGCTGTTCTTCGCACTGTTCGGCCTCTTCTACGTCAACGCCCAGTACTTCCAGGACGTCAAGGGGTACTCGGCGCTGCTGACGGGCATCTGCGTGCTGCCCGTCGCGGTCGTGATCCCGTTCGCCAGTGCGCGCAGCACGCGACTCGTCGAGCGCGTCGGCGCGCTGGCCACGATCGCGCTGGGGATGGTGGCCGTCGCGGTCGGCCTGGTGCTCTTGTCGCTGGCGACCGCCGAGACCCCGTACGCGCCGTACGCGGTGGCGCTGGTCGTCGTCAGCGCCGGGATGGGGCTGGCGATGCCGCCGCTCTCCGGGATGATGGTCCACGCGCTCCCGCCGACCCACGCGGGTGTTGCCTCCGGCCTGAACAGCACGACGCGCGAGCTCGGCTCGGCGCTCGGCGTCGCCGTGATCAGCACGATCTTCGGCTCGCGCTTCGCCGACCGGCTGCCTGACGCGCTGCGCGACGTCCCCGAAGCCCCCGGCGAGGCGATCCGCGGCTCGGTCACGGCCGCGCTGCGGTACGCGGAGCAGGTCCCGGACCCGGCCGTCCGCGCCCAGCTCGTCGACGGCGCGCGCGACGCGTTCACCGCCGGCACCGCCGTCGGCCTTCGCGTCGGCGCCGCACTGATCCTGCTGGCGACGCTCGTCGTCGCTCACCAGCACACGTCGAACCAACGAAAGGACGCGTCGTGA